The Candidatus Hydrogenedentota bacterium genome includes the window GATTCGATGCTTCTGAACCGACTTCGCCATGATGAAGCCGCCGAGGAACAAAAAGATGACAGGGTTGCTCAGGCTGTTGAACACTACCTGATATTTCATGTGCGCCCCGACATCCGTCGGCAGGGCCACCCACCAGGACTCCAGGGCAATCACGCCGAGGCTGGTGGCGAAAAGGGGAATGGCCTCTGTGATCCACAGGACCACCGCAAGGGCGAAGATGGTCGCCATGCGCCGCGCCCCCTCTTCCATCGTCGCGGGCATAATGAAATACACCCCGGCGGCCACAAGCAGCGCAGCAAAAGCCAGAACCGTGTTCTTGAATACACTGCGACCGATGTTCTCTTTCTGTGCCGAACCGTGTTCAGCATTCGCTTTACTCGACATGGCGAGTCAACTCCTTCGCGTGTCTGACTACTTCAAATTCCCGCCCCGGCGAGTTCAGACGTACTCTGCGGGCGGTGCCCGTCGAAGTTATAGGAGCATTTTCCGTGCCGCAGCACCGCTTCCGCCAGACGGCGTGATCTCACCGAAATCGTGACTTCCTGGAGCCCTTTGATATAGTTGGTCGGGTCAACATTGTTCAATTTGACCATAGTTGCGCAATTTGTCTATGCTTGTTCCGCGAGTTTGAACTTCGCGACTTGCTAACGTGTTCATTTTGAACACCTTTGAGCGGCTGCTTATTGAATCGTCGCATGGCATGAAACATGCTCCATGTCTTCCAGATTTAGTGACGCGAATCCAATTCCGCAGCCGAAGCTGCGGCGATGAGGATGGATTGCCGAGGACCGGCCACCCACACCCTGAAGGTTTGATCGAATGGTACATGACCCATTGGCCGACAAAGTCGAAGAGGTCGTCAACAAGTGGGACGACGATGCCTGGTTTCGTGGTCTGGTTGAAAGTGCGGTAGATGGAATTCTGACCATCAACGACAAGGGCATCATTCAGCACGTAAACTCGGCGGCCCTGCGTATGTTCGGGTTCACGCGCGAGGAACTCGTCGGCAACAATATCAATATGATTATGCCGACCACCTACGCGCGCCACCACGACGCCTATCTGGCGCGGTATCTGGAAACGGGAGAACAGCGCATCATCGGGATTGGCCGGGAAGTCGTCGCGCAGCGCAAGGACCGCAGTACGATACCGGTGTACCTCACAATCAGCGAGGTAGCCTTCGGGACCGAGCGCTACTTCTCCGGGTTGCTTCGGGATATTTCGGTTGAGTACGAAGCCCGCCGCGAGCAGGAGCGCCTTCTGGGCGAATTGAAAGAGCGCAACAAGAAAATCACATGCCTTTACAGCGTTGGGGAAGTCATCCGAGGCCAGGCGGTGGAAACCGATATCTTTCGCTCCGTCGCCCAGCTTATCCGGCCCGCCTGTTCTCATCCGGAGCGCACCCGAACCCGGATCGTGTTTGACGGCCACGTCTACGAAGAGTTGGCCGTTTCCACCACCCCCTGGACCTTCAGCGCCCCGATTATTGTCGGCGGGCGCTGCCGGGGCAAGTTGGAACTCGTATATCGCGAATCCATTGACGCCTCCATTCCGGGCATCATGACCCAGGAAGACTGCACCATGGTGGAGGCGATAGCCCGGACGCTGGGCGAGGCGGTGGAGCGCCGGGAGGCCGAGGCGAAGGTGATCCAGGCCTCGAAGCTGGCGTCGATTGGCGAGCTTGCGGCGGGGGTGGGCCACGAGATCAACAATCCGATCAACGGCGTGATCAACTGCGCCGACATTCTCCTCGAAAACATGCCCGCCACGTCGCCCGACCGGCAGTTTGCGGAGTTGATCCGTTCCGAGGCCGAGCGCGTTGCGACTATTGTGAAGAAACTGTTGACCTTTTCGCGTCAGCAGCAGGAGCAATACTCCCAGGCCAGCATGACCGAAGTGCTGGATTCGGTACTTTCGCTGAGCGCCAAGAAGATAGAAAAATCGCTGATCGAGCTGCGACTCAATATCCCCGAGTCGCTCCCGCGCATACGGTGCCGGGGGGAGCAACTTCAACAGGTGCTCATGAACTTGATTATCAATGCGATCCACGCGCTGGACGAGCGCTACCCCGGGGGTTCGCCGAACAAGATCATGACGATCGGGATCGACCAGGCCCAGATCCGGGGACGGGCGTACCTGGAGGTCAAGGTGGAAGACCATGGCATCGGCATGACCGAGGCCACCCGACTGCGCCTTTTCGATCCTTTTTTCACCACCAAGGGCCGCGATAAAGGAACGGGACTGGGCCTTTCCGTGTCCGATGGCATTGTCAAAGATCACGGTGGTTTCTTCGAAGTCGAGAGTGTGCCGGGCGAATTCGCGCGATTCAAAGTGTACCTTCCCGTGGACGGCCCGTCATCGACGGGGCATGGCAACCGTGGGTTGCTGGAGTAAGGGCAAATGAACAGTGTGCTGATAGTCGAAGACGAGGACGTACTGCGCCTCACCTTTGCGCGGTTCCTGGAAGCGGATCGCTACCACGTGGAAACCGCCTCGTCGTATGAGAGCGCCCGGGCGCTGCTGGATCGGCGCACCTTTGATGTCGTGGTGACGGACATCATTCTCGGCGGCGATACGGGCGTGGATCTCCTCCGATTTGTGCGCCAGGCCACTTCCCGCACGGAAGTGATCATGATTACGGGCGAGCCGAGCGTGGAAACCGCCGCGGAAGCCGTGCGCCTCGGCGCCTTCGACTACCTGGCAAAGCCCGTCACGGGGGATGCCCTCAAGCGGGTGGTCCGCCTGGCCTTCGAGCACAACCGCCTCGTCGCCGAACGGGACGAGTACGCGGCGCGGACTGACGCCTACCGCCGGGAGTTGGAGGCCATTTTCCATGCCGTTCGCGAGGGTATCGTCACGGTGGACGATCAGGGGATCATCCGCCAGGTCAACGCGGCGGCGGCCCACATGCTCGGCGAAGATCTGAGCGAACTAACCGGCCGCCTGGCGCGCGATGTGTTCACCGGCAGCCTTGACCGTGCGGCCGAGGCCCTGCGAAAAACCCTGGCGACCCGGGGCGAAGTGGGCGAGTTCCGTGTCGAAGCCACGCTCGCGCGAAGCGGCGAGAAGGTTCTGGTGATGTCCACCACGCCGTTGGGCAACGGGGGAGTCTCACCGGGCGGTGCGGTGCTGGTCCTTCGCGATCTCACCCACATTACACGTCTCGAAAAGCAGCTCGCCTCTTCGCACCAGTACCAGGACATGATCGGCAAGTCCGCCCCCATGACGGAAGTGTTCAATCTCATCGAGAACGTCGCCGAGACGGACTCGACGGTGCTCATCTACGGTGAAAGCGGTACGGGTAAAGAACTGGTCGCGGCGGCCCTCCACTACAAGAGCCACCGGGCCAACGGACCCTTCGTGAAGGTCAATTGCGCCGCACTGGCGGAGGATATTCTTGAGAGCGAACTCTTTGGCCACGTCAAAGGGGCCTTCACCGGGGCGATCAAAGACCGTGTTGGCCGCTTTGAAGCGGCCAATGGCGGCACGATTCTTCTGGATGAAGTGGGGGACATTTCCCCGCGTCTGCAGCTTCGTCTGTTGCGGGTTCTCCAGGAGCGAGAATTCGAGCGGGTGGGGGATACACGTCCGATCAAAGTGGATGTCCGTATTATCGCTTCGACGAATAAGAATCTGGCGCAGCGCATAGTCGAGGGCGCCTTCCGAGAGGATCTCTACTACCGCCTCAACGTCGTGCGTATCGAATTGCCGCCGCTGCGGGATCGGCGCGTGGATATTCCCCTGCTGATCGACCATCTCTGCAAGAAATTCAATCAGACCTTCCGAAAGGAGATCGCGGGCTTGTCCTCGGAAGCCCTCGAGCTCATGCTGCGCCATACCTGGTCGGGAAATATCCGGGAACTGGAGAACTGTCTGGAACGGGCTTTCATCGTCTGTCACGACACGGTGATACGACCCGACCATCTTCCCAGAGAAGTGGGGCAGCGACCGAACCATAGTTCCGGAATCGCGCCCTCCGCGCCCGATGTGCCCGGTGCGCGGGAACTGGACCGGAATCAGGTGCTGGATGCGCTCGTGAAGACGGACTGGAACGTGGCCAAGAGCGCGCGGCTCCTCGGTATCGCGCGGAACACCCTCTATCAGCGCATCCGCGCGTACAAGCTGGATCGGCCCGACTGAGTGAGGGCGCTTTGCGGCCTGTGCGTTTCCTGTGATACGGTTCGGGCGAGCAGTATCTGACCCGAACCCACCCCATGGGAGAGCACCGTAATGTTTCGTTTCCCCGCATTCTTCTTGGCGCTGGCCTGCCTCTTGTCCTGCGCCCCCGAGGTTCACGCCGCGCCGGCGAGGGAAAAACCGAATCCCCGGCAGGAAAGTGCCGGGGGAATACGGCACAGTCTGCTCATCACGGGCTCCACGGGCACCTATCTCTACGACGAGGACTCCA containing:
- a CDS encoding sigma 54-interacting transcriptional regulator, whose translation is MNSVLIVEDEDVLRLTFARFLEADRYHVETASSYESARALLDRRTFDVVVTDIILGGDTGVDLLRFVRQATSRTEVIMITGEPSVETAAEAVRLGAFDYLAKPVTGDALKRVVRLAFEHNRLVAERDEYAARTDAYRRELEAIFHAVREGIVTVDDQGIIRQVNAAAAHMLGEDLSELTGRLARDVFTGSLDRAAEALRKTLATRGEVGEFRVEATLARSGEKVLVMSTTPLGNGGVSPGGAVLVLRDLTHITRLEKQLASSHQYQDMIGKSAPMTEVFNLIENVAETDSTVLIYGESGTGKELVAAALHYKSHRANGPFVKVNCAALAEDILESELFGHVKGAFTGAIKDRVGRFEAANGGTILLDEVGDISPRLQLRLLRVLQEREFERVGDTRPIKVDVRIIASTNKNLAQRIVEGAFREDLYYRLNVVRIELPPLRDRRVDIPLLIDHLCKKFNQTFRKEIAGLSSEALELMLRHTWSGNIRELENCLERAFIVCHDTVIRPDHLPREVGQRPNHSSGIAPSAPDVPGARELDRNQVLDALVKTDWNVAKSARLLGIARNTLYQRIRAYKLDRPD
- a CDS encoding PAS domain S-box protein, translating into MVHDPLADKVEEVVNKWDDDAWFRGLVESAVDGILTINDKGIIQHVNSAALRMFGFTREELVGNNINMIMPTTYARHHDAYLARYLETGEQRIIGIGREVVAQRKDRSTIPVYLTISEVAFGTERYFSGLLRDISVEYEARREQERLLGELKERNKKITCLYSVGEVIRGQAVETDIFRSVAQLIRPACSHPERTRTRIVFDGHVYEELAVSTTPWTFSAPIIVGGRCRGKLELVYRESIDASIPGIMTQEDCTMVEAIARTLGEAVERREAEAKVIQASKLASIGELAAGVGHEINNPINGVINCADILLENMPATSPDRQFAELIRSEAERVATIVKKLLTFSRQQQEQYSQASMTEVLDSVLSLSAKKIEKSLIELRLNIPESLPRIRCRGEQLQQVLMNLIINAIHALDERYPGGSPNKIMTIGIDQAQIRGRAYLEVKVEDHGIGMTEATRLRLFDPFFTTKGRDKGTGLGLSVSDGIVKDHGGFFEVESVPGEFARFKVYLPVDGPSSTGHGNRGLLE